A genomic segment from Triticum dicoccoides isolate Atlit2015 ecotype Zavitan chromosome 1A, WEW_v2.0, whole genome shotgun sequence encodes:
- the LOC119349426 gene encoding zinc finger MYM-type protein 1-like, whose protein sequence is MGRNRATTMHSFFKRKRDDTSVEVEGLLPLEPLPLALLEQEYHTENEEQHQTENEEAEQLSENDERQTNEPIIFRGVEFLQRDPASRPQIWQYPPNVRDEVRRAYMQLGPMQPKLNEYKPSGKPGHQRRFQFSWFKDFPSWLEYSTSSHRAYCFYCFLGNKNIKKRSGFDVFSAHGFDHWKKVKNGERCAFLSHVGCSPCSHHNNTVRDCHAILDQPTHIVNVMEVQDNKEKERDTLRLRTSIAVVKWLTFQSCAFRGHDETPESRNRGNFIELIKLLAEFNPEIAAVVLENSPRCSKYTSHQIQQEILSIYALKVRQYIRQEIGDSKFSILVDETCDASKREQMAVVFRFPDKEGLLQERFFDLIHVKNTKALTLKEELSALLSNNGFDVQNLRGQGYNGASNMKGEFNGLQALFLKDCPYAYYVHCYAHRLQFALVAAARDVVPISQFFQKLLYIINIVDPSSKRHDELHDAQVVEIARLLAIDQIETSKGGN, encoded by the coding sequence ATGGGGAGAAACAGAGCAACAACTATGCATTCATTTttcaaaagaaaaagagatgacacATCTGTTGAAGTTGAAGGTCTTTTGCCTCTTGAACCTCTACCATTGGCATTGCTTGAACAAGAGTATCATACTGAGAATGAAGAACAACATCAAACTGAAAATGAAGAAGCAGAACAGCTGAGTGAAAATGACGAACGACAAACAAATGAGCCTATCATATTTCGAGGTGTCGAGTTCTTGCAGAGAGATCCTGCATCGCGACCACAAATTTGGCAATATCCACCTAATGTGAGAGATGAAGTGCGAAGAGCATACATGCAACTAGGTCCTATGCAGCCAAAACTGAATGAGTACAAACCTTCTGGAAAACCTGGGCATCAACGGCGTTTCCAATTCAGTTGGTTCAAGGATTTTCCATCATGGTTAGAATATTCTACTAGCAGCCATCGTGCTTATTGTTTTTACTGCTTCCTAGGCAACAAAAACATCAAGAAACGAAGTGGTTTTGATGTGTTTTCTGCTCATGGCTTTGACCATTGGAAAAAAGTTAAAAATGGAGAAAGGTGTGCATTCTTGTCTCATGTTGGATGTAGTCCTTGTTCACACCACAACAATACAGTGAGAGATTGTCATGCTATCTTGGATCAACCAACCCACATAGTAAACGTTATGGAGGTTCAAGACAACAAGGAGAAAGAGAGAGATACTTTGCGGTTAAGAACATCAATTGCAGTTGTGAAGTGGCTCACCTTCCAGTCTTGTGCTTTCAGAGGCCATGATGAGACACCCGAGTCAAGAAATCGAGGGAACTTCATTGAATTGATAAAGCTTCTCGCAGAATTCAATCCTGAAATCGCAGCTGTAGTTTTAGAGAATTCTCCTAGGTGTAGCAAATACACATCCCATCAAATTCAACAGGAGATATTGAGTATTTATGCACTGAAGGTTAGGCAGTATATCCGCCAAGAGATTGGTGATTCAAAATTCTCTATTCTAGTGGATGAAACATGTGATGCTTCTAAAAGAGAGCAAATGGCAGTAGTGTTCAGATTCCCCGATAAAGAAGGTTTGTTACAAGAACGCTTCTTTGATCTGATACATGTAAAGAACACCAAAGCACTAACATTAAAGGAAGAGTTGTCTGCTTTATTGTCCAATAATGGCTTTGATGTTCAAAATTTGCGTGGCCAAGGATACAATGGGGCTAGCAACATGAAGGGTGAGTTCAATGGATTACAAGCACTTTTCCTCAAAGATTGTCCGTATGCTTATTATGTACACTGCTATGCACATCGCCTGCAATTTGCCCTTGTTGCTGCAGCAAGAGATGTTGTTCCTATTAGCCAATTTTTCCAGAAACTTCTCTACATCATAAACATTGTTGACCCATCGTCAAAGCGACATGATGAGCTACATGATGCCCAAGTTGTTGAGATTGCACGTCTACTTGCAATTGATCAGATTGAGACAAGCAAAGGGGGGAATTAG